CCCTGCTTGTCCGAACTTCTGCCAAAACCATACCCGTCTTAATCGATCAAGGCAGCACCGACGAATTTTACCCGGTCGAGCTGCAACCCGAAGCCTTTGTTTCAGCCGCAAGGAGCCGCGGCCTGCCGGTAAAATTCAATCTGCGTCCCGGCTATGACCACAGCTATTATTTTGTTGCCAGCTTTATCGATAGCCACATCGAATTCCACGCCGACGCCATGGGCTTGTAAAGCATATTAAACCGAAACCTTTGCATCGCCATTTGCAGCACATTTCTAAGTTGTAACATGGCCTGACATGTCTGCACCCGCTGCGCTGCCACGCCTTGACCTTCATACGTATCAGAGTTTTTTTAAAGATCTCAGCATATAAAAAAGGCCGTCTGAACATTTCAGACGGCCTCAATATATTCCGCTTCCATTTCCTTCTCTGCTATTGCGCAAACCACATATACCAACCCAAAGCCAGTGCAGACGCCGCCAGCAACACCCAAGCACTTGTGCGCACCACATCATGTATGCCCTGCTTGCGTTGGCGGCCAAGCAAACGGTTTACGATCAATACGATTAAAGCAACGAAAAAAGCAATGCGTAGAATACGGCCTATCATGGTTCAGCTGTTCCGCCCGCAAAGTAAAGCAACCCGTAAAACACCGATGCCCGCCGTTACCGGCGGTGTTTTCGGTTTTATTTTGCCGCCCAAGCATAAAACGCAGCGGCGAATTTATTTAAGAAGCCTGCCGTGCGTTCGTCTGCCACTTTGCCGTTATCCAAAGCAGCGGATGCACGGCTGAGAAATACTTCTGGCGCA
Above is a genomic segment from Neisseria weaveri containing:
- a CDS encoding protein MIGRI, whose amino-acid sequence is MIGRILRIAFFVALIVLIVNRLLGRQRKQGIHDVVRTSAWVLLAASALALGWYMWFAQ